One part of the Sphingobium yanoikuyae genome encodes these proteins:
- the hmgA gene encoding homogentisate 1,2-dioxygenase, producing MSDAPPRMMSGFGNHFSTEAVAGALPVGRNSPQRVPYGLYAEQLSGTAFTAPRAENRRSWLYRMRPAAAHPPFAPYDAAALLRSAPFDEVPPSPNRVRWNPLPLPADDVDFIDSLTSYAGNGDVAAGQGCAVHLYAATASMIDRAFVCADGEMLIVPQQGALRIVTELGVIDVAPLQIALIPRGVRFRVELIEGAARGYVCENYGAPFRLPDLGPIGANGLANPRDFEAPVAAYEDVERPFALIQKFMGRLWITMLDHSPFDVVAWHGNLTPLRYDLTRFNTINTVSFDHPDPSIFTVLTSPSETPGTANIDFVIFPPRWMVAEDTFRPPWFHRNVMSELMGLIHGEYDAKAGGFAPGGASLHNGMAGHGPDRASYDKAIAADLAPQRIVDTMAFMFESRMVLRPTRWAMESPLLQPDYDECWSGFRKAQLPPMNETP from the coding sequence ATGAGTGACGCGCCGCCCCGGATGATGAGCGGCTTCGGCAATCATTTTTCGACCGAGGCGGTGGCCGGCGCGCTACCGGTGGGGCGCAATTCGCCCCAGCGCGTGCCCTATGGCCTCTATGCCGAACAATTGTCCGGCACGGCCTTCACCGCGCCACGGGCGGAGAACAGGCGCAGCTGGCTCTATCGCATGCGGCCAGCGGCGGCGCATCCGCCCTTCGCGCCCTATGATGCTGCAGCCTTGCTGCGCAGCGCGCCGTTCGACGAAGTGCCGCCCTCACCCAACCGGGTGCGCTGGAACCCGCTGCCGCTGCCTGCGGATGACGTCGATTTCATCGACAGCCTCACCAGCTATGCCGGCAATGGCGATGTCGCGGCCGGGCAAGGCTGCGCCGTGCATCTCTATGCCGCGACGGCCTCTATGATCGACCGCGCCTTCGTCTGTGCCGATGGCGAGATGCTGATCGTGCCGCAGCAGGGCGCGCTGCGCATCGTCACCGAACTGGGCGTGATCGATGTCGCGCCATTGCAGATCGCGCTGATCCCGCGCGGCGTGCGCTTCCGGGTCGAACTGATCGAGGGCGCGGCGCGCGGCTATGTCTGCGAAAATTACGGCGCGCCCTTTCGCCTGCCCGATCTCGGCCCGATCGGCGCCAACGGCCTGGCCAACCCCCGCGATTTCGAGGCGCCGGTTGCCGCCTATGAGGATGTCGAGCGGCCATTCGCCCTGATACAGAAGTTCATGGGCCGCCTGTGGATAACCATGCTGGACCATAGCCCGTTCGATGTCGTCGCCTGGCACGGCAATCTGACGCCGCTGCGCTATGATCTCACCCGCTTCAACACGATCAACACGGTCAGTTTCGACCATCCCGACCCGTCGATCTTCACGGTGCTGACATCGCCCAGCGAGACGCCGGGCACCGCCAATATCGACTTCGTCATCTTCCCGCCGCGCTGGATGGTGGCGGAGGACACATTCCGGCCGCCCTGGTTCCACCGCAATGTGATGAGCGAGCTGATGGGGCTGATCCATGGCGAATATGATGCCAAGGCGGGCGGTTTCGCGCCCGGCGGCGCGTCGCTGCACAATGGCATGGCCGGCCATGGCCCCGACCGGGCGAGCTATGACAAGGCGATCGCCGCCGACCTTGCGCCCCAGCGCATCGTCGACACCATGGCCTTCATGTTCGAAAGCCGGATGGTGCTGCGCCCGACGCGCTGGGCGATGGAAAGCCCGCTACTGCAACCCGATTATGATGAATGCTGGTCCGGCTTTCGCAAGGCCCAGCTTCCCCCGATGAACGAGACCCCATGA